A window from Herbaspirillum sp. meg3 encodes these proteins:
- the kdpC gene encoding potassium-transporting ATPase subunit KdpC, with amino-acid sequence MKTYLRPAVSLFIFMSVILGGIYPAVVTLVGQAFFPKEANGSVIVRDGVPVGSELIGQNFTEPKYFWGRISATGTFPYNGMASGGSNLGPLNPALVDAAKGRAEALQAANPGSAREIPVDLLTSSASGLDPQISPAAAEYQVVRVAQARGLSLDKVRELVKAQTEAPQWGLFGEPRVNVLKLNLALDALSKT; translated from the coding sequence ATGAAAACTTATTTGCGTCCCGCCGTTTCTCTGTTCATTTTCATGTCAGTGATCCTTGGTGGTATCTATCCTGCTGTCGTGACGTTGGTCGGGCAGGCCTTTTTCCCCAAGGAAGCAAACGGCAGCGTCATCGTGCGTGACGGCGTGCCGGTCGGTTCGGAACTGATCGGTCAAAATTTCACCGAGCCAAAATACTTCTGGGGTCGTATCTCTGCAACCGGCACGTTTCCGTATAACGGCATGGCTTCCGGCGGCAGCAATCTGGGGCCGCTGAATCCGGCGCTGGTGGATGCCGCGAAGGGAAGGGCTGAGGCTTTGCAGGCGGCTAATCCTGGTTCTGCCCGGGAGATTCCTGTGGATTTGCTGACCTCGTCGGCAAGCGGTCTGGATCCGCAGATCAGTCCAGCGGCAGCGGAGTATCAGGTCGTGCGGGTGGCGCAGGCGCGAGGTTTGTCTTTGGACAAGGTACGCGAGCTGGTGAAGGCGCAGACTGAGGCTCCGCAGTGGGGTTTGTTTGGGGAGCCTCGGGTGAATGTGCTGAAGTTGAATCTGGCGTTGGATGCGTTGAGCAAAACTTAA
- the kdpF gene encoding K(+)-transporting ATPase subunit F: MSVMQILGLAVSVGLLAYLVYALIKPEAF, encoded by the coding sequence ATGAGCGTCATGCAAATACTGGGGCTGGCCGTATCGGTCGGCCTGTTGGCGTACCTGGTTTACGCCCTGATCAAGCCGGAGGCCTTCTGA
- a CDS encoding DUF4118 domain-containing protein, translating to MPTRPNPDELLDRVMRDEDRQARGRLKIFFGSSAGVGKTYAMLAAAQNLREQNEEVIAGIVETHGRADTEAMLEGIERLPLRSTQYRDRTLYEFDLDAALERKPHVILVDELAHSNIPGSRHAKRWQDIEELLHAGIHVYTTVNVQHIESLNDVVGQITGIRVHETIPDHVFDEADEVTLVDLPPDELLQRLKEGKVYLPQQAEKAGRNFFRKGNLLALREIALRRTADRVDADMREYRADRSIVQLWQTKERIVVAIGARADEDKLVRAAARLAAKLQADWLAVHVDAPSWPRVTLAGRERILKNLKLAQSLGAETASITGEDVAQALVQFARSRNAGKLVIGQSHGRRWTHWTRWWRKNLAERIGAEGKDIDVYTVARPASSGQDESPRLAAEETRDDSGRLRRRRGYLWATVSCAVTTALAWWLIAYLHPANVIMLYLVGVMIVAVRYGRSASALASILSVLAFDFFFVAPRFSISVSDAQYLITLMVMLAVSLFISSLASRMRHQANVAMLREARAGNLYMLGKELAAVLTLEQILEIGRRHLGAVFGAKTAFCLPDSGEHVRVAAPEQHDAHALQQIDLGVAQWVYDNDQAAGHGTATLPAAQALYLPLNATMRTRGVLAFVADDPLQLALPENRQMLEIFCSQIAMAIERLHYAEVAQDALVTMESERLRNSLLSAISHDLRTPLTSLVGSAEALARVPSLGADEREMAVTISEQSQRMSGLVENLLDMARLQSGGITLNRQWNSIEEVVGTALRLLNKTLGERRVETHLPVDLPLVRFDAVLIERVFANLIENAVKYAPAGEIIVVDAKANAGMMEISVIDRGPGFPAGMEERAFEKFTRGDTESSTPGVGLGLAICRAIVDAHGGTIRALPADGGRGARVCFTLPLEQPPALPEED from the coding sequence ATGCCCACCCGCCCCAACCCCGACGAACTGCTCGACCGCGTCATGCGCGACGAAGACCGTCAGGCGCGTGGTCGTCTCAAGATTTTCTTTGGCTCCTCCGCCGGCGTCGGCAAAACCTACGCCATGCTCGCCGCTGCACAAAACCTGCGTGAGCAGAATGAAGAGGTCATCGCCGGCATTGTAGAAACCCACGGCCGCGCCGATACCGAAGCCATGCTCGAAGGCATCGAGCGCTTGCCGCTGCGCAGTACGCAATACCGCGACCGTACACTGTATGAATTCGACCTCGATGCCGCACTCGAACGCAAACCGCACGTCATCCTGGTCGACGAGCTGGCGCATTCGAACATACCCGGTTCGCGTCACGCCAAGCGCTGGCAAGACATCGAAGAGCTGCTGCATGCGGGTATCCATGTCTACACCACCGTCAACGTCCAGCACATCGAAAGCCTCAATGACGTAGTCGGACAGATCACCGGTATCCGTGTGCATGAGACGATTCCGGATCATGTCTTCGACGAAGCCGACGAGGTGACGCTGGTGGATCTGCCACCTGACGAGCTGTTGCAGCGTCTCAAGGAAGGCAAGGTCTATCTGCCGCAACAAGCCGAGAAGGCCGGTCGTAATTTTTTCCGCAAAGGCAATCTGCTGGCGCTGCGAGAGATCGCTTTGCGCCGCACTGCCGACCGTGTTGATGCGGATATGCGCGAGTACCGCGCCGACCGCTCCATCGTGCAGCTGTGGCAAACCAAGGAACGTATCGTGGTCGCCATCGGCGCGCGTGCCGACGAAGACAAGCTGGTGCGTGCCGCTGCACGGCTGGCGGCTAAACTGCAGGCTGACTGGCTGGCGGTGCATGTGGATGCGCCGAGCTGGCCGCGCGTGACGCTGGCCGGGCGCGAACGGATCCTCAAGAATCTCAAGCTGGCACAATCGCTCGGCGCCGAAACCGCCAGTATCACCGGCGAAGACGTGGCGCAGGCGTTGGTGCAATTTGCGCGCAGCCGTAATGCCGGCAAACTGGTGATCGGCCAGTCGCATGGCCGCCGTTGGACGCATTGGACGCGCTGGTGGCGCAAGAATCTGGCCGAGCGCATCGGGGCCGAGGGCAAGGATATCGACGTCTATACCGTGGCGCGTCCGGCGAGTTCCGGGCAGGATGAAAGTCCGAGGCTTGCCGCAGAAGAAACGCGCGACGACAGCGGACGTTTGCGCCGCCGCCGCGGCTATCTATGGGCAACGGTCAGTTGTGCCGTAACAACTGCCTTGGCCTGGTGGCTGATCGCTTATCTGCATCCGGCCAATGTGATCATGCTGTATCTGGTCGGCGTGATGATCGTTGCGGTGCGCTATGGTCGCTCAGCGTCGGCGTTGGCATCGATCCTGAGCGTGCTGGCTTTCGATTTCTTTTTCGTGGCGCCGCGCTTTTCGATCAGTGTGTCGGATGCGCAGTATCTGATTACCTTGATGGTGATGCTGGCGGTGTCGCTGTTCATCAGTTCGCTGGCATCGCGCATGCGGCATCAGGCTAACGTCGCGATGTTGCGTGAAGCACGCGCGGGCAACCTGTACATGCTAGGCAAGGAACTGGCGGCGGTGCTGACGCTGGAGCAGATCCTGGAAATCGGCCGGCGCCATCTCGGTGCGGTGTTTGGTGCAAAGACCGCATTCTGCCTGCCTGACAGCGGTGAGCACGTTCGTGTCGCCGCGCCGGAACAACATGACGCGCATGCCTTGCAGCAGATCGATCTGGGGGTCGCGCAATGGGTCTATGACAATGATCAGGCGGCCGGACATGGCACGGCGACTTTGCCGGCGGCCCAGGCCTTGTATCTGCCTTTGAACGCCACCATGCGTACGCGCGGCGTACTGGCTTTTGTCGCTGACGATCCTTTGCAACTGGCCTTGCCGGAGAATCGGCAGATGCTGGAAATTTTCTGTTCACAGATCGCCATGGCCATCGAACGTCTGCACTACGCCGAAGTGGCGCAGGATGCGCTGGTCACGATGGAGTCGGAGCGCTTGCGCAATTCTTTGCTGTCGGCGATTTCGCACGACTTGCGCACGCCGCTGACTTCGTTGGTCGGCAGTGCCGAAGCACTGGCGCGGGTGCCTTCGCTGGGCGCGGATGAGCGCGAGATGGCCGTCACCATCAGCGAGCAATCGCAGCGTATGTCAGGGTTGGTGGAAAACCTGCTCGACATGGCACGCCTGCAATCGGGGGGCATCACGCTCAACCGGCAGTGGAACTCGATAGAAGAAGTGGTCGGTACGGCGTTGCGCCTGCTGAACAAGACGTTGGGCGAGCGCCGTGTCGAGACGCATCTTCCGGTCGATTTGCCGCTGGTGCGGTTTGACGCGGTACTGATTGAGCGCGTCTTTGCCAATCTGATCGAGAACGCTGTCAAGTACGCGCCGGCCGGTGAAATCATCGTCGTTGATGCCAAAGCCAACGCCGGCATGATGGAAATCAGCGTGATCGACCGCGGTCCGGGTTTCCCCGCAGGGATGGAAGAGCGCGCGTTTGAGAAATTCACGCGTGGCGATACGGAATCGAGCACACCCGGAGTCGGCCTCGGCCTGGCAATCTGCCGTGCCATTGTTGATGCACATGGCGGTACGATACGGGCGCTGCCAGCCGATGGTGGCCGTGGCGCGCGCGTCTGTTTTACTCTGCCGCTCGAACAACCTCCGGCATTGCCGGAAGAGGATTAA
- the kdpA gene encoding potassium-transporting ATPase subunit KdpA — MTASITQLAIYLVVLLLLSVPLGWYIARAMEGKSAVNRLFGGMEHFLYRLSGIRTDAEMGWKQYALAMLLFNIVGMFVVYALQRLQLWLPLNPAGMANVSADSSFNTAVSFVTNTNWQGYVGESTMSYLTQMLALAVQNFFSAATGIAVAFALIRGFVRHSSKSIGNFWVDMTRSSLYVLLPLSVLVAVVLMSQGVIQNFKSYVEVSTLETTVYSVPRLDPQGQPLKDEKGNPLVDEMKTSKQTLPMGPVASQEAIKMVGTNGGGFFNANSAHPYENPTPLSNFVQMLAILIIPAALCTSFGMLAGDRRQGWAILAAMTLLFIVMTVTVMYFEQQPNPALAAAHAAQGNGISGMMEGKETRFGIIASSLFAAITTAASCGAVNAMHDSLSPLGGLVPMLQMQLGEVVFGGVGAGLYGMLIFAVLAVFIAGLMIGRTPEYLGKKIGVFDMKMMSIAILMTPALVLVMTAISVMVENGLAGIANPGAHGFSEILYAFSSAANNNGSAFAGLSANTPYYNVMTGIAMWLGRFGIIVPVLAMAGSLAGKKRLAATSGTLPTHGPLFVTLLIGAVILVGALTYVPALALGPVIEHLQMLAIH; from the coding sequence ATGACTGCCTCAATTACCCAACTGGCGATCTATCTGGTCGTCCTGCTTTTGCTGTCGGTGCCACTGGGCTGGTACATCGCCCGCGCGATGGAGGGCAAGTCCGCCGTCAATCGCCTGTTCGGCGGCATGGAGCATTTTCTCTATCGTCTGAGCGGTATCCGTACAGACGCCGAAATGGGCTGGAAGCAATACGCGCTGGCGATGCTGCTGTTCAACATCGTCGGCATGTTCGTCGTCTACGCCCTGCAACGTCTGCAACTGTGGCTGCCGCTGAACCCGGCCGGCATGGCTAACGTCAGTGCCGATTCATCGTTCAACACCGCCGTCAGCTTTGTCACCAACACCAACTGGCAGGGCTACGTCGGCGAAAGCACCATGAGCTACCTGACGCAGATGCTGGCGCTGGCGGTGCAAAACTTCTTCTCCGCTGCCACCGGTATCGCCGTCGCCTTTGCATTGATCCGTGGCTTCGTACGTCACAGCAGCAAGAGCATCGGGAATTTCTGGGTCGACATGACGCGCTCCAGCCTTTACGTGCTGTTGCCACTGTCGGTGCTGGTTGCCGTGGTGTTGATGAGTCAGGGCGTGATCCAGAACTTCAAATCCTATGTGGAAGTGTCTACGCTGGAAACCACCGTCTACTCCGTGCCGCGTTTGGATCCGCAAGGCCAGCCGCTCAAGGATGAGAAGGGCAATCCGCTCGTCGATGAGATGAAGACCAGCAAGCAAACCTTGCCGATGGGCCCGGTCGCGTCACAGGAAGCCATCAAGATGGTCGGCACCAACGGCGGCGGTTTCTTCAATGCCAACTCGGCGCATCCGTATGAGAACCCGACACCGCTGTCGAACTTTGTGCAGATGCTGGCGATCCTGATCATTCCCGCTGCGTTGTGCACCAGCTTCGGCATGCTGGCCGGAGACCGGCGTCAGGGCTGGGCGATTCTGGCTGCGATGACGTTGCTGTTTATCGTCATGACGGTGACGGTGATGTACTTCGAGCAGCAGCCCAATCCGGCGCTTGCTGCGGCGCATGCTGCGCAGGGCAATGGCATCAGCGGCATGATGGAAGGCAAGGAAACCCGCTTCGGCATCATCGCATCGAGCCTGTTTGCGGCAATCACGACGGCAGCATCCTGCGGTGCGGTCAACGCCATGCATGACTCGCTGTCACCGCTGGGCGGACTGGTGCCGATGCTGCAGATGCAACTGGGCGAGGTGGTCTTCGGTGGCGTTGGTGCAGGTTTGTACGGCATGCTGATTTTCGCGGTGCTGGCGGTCTTCATCGCCGGGCTGATGATCGGCCGTACGCCGGAATACCTGGGCAAGAAGATCGGCGTGTTCGACATGAAGATGATGTCGATCGCCATCCTGATGACGCCTGCGCTGGTGCTGGTGATGACGGCGATTTCGGTGATGGTCGAAAACGGCCTGGCCGGTATCGCCAACCCCGGCGCACACGGTTTCTCGGAAATCCTCTACGCCTTCAGTTCGGCCGCCAATAACAACGGCAGCGCCTTTGCCGGCCTGTCCGCCAACACGCCTTACTACAACGTCATGACCGGCATCGCCATGTGGCTGGGCCGCTTCGGCATCATTGTTCCGGTGCTCGCCATGGCAGGTTCGCTGGCCGGCAAGAAGCGTCTGGCGGCAACTTCCGGCACCTTGCCGACGCACGGCCCGCTGTTCGTCACGCTGCTGATCGGCGCGGTGATCCTGGTCGGTGCATTGACTTATGTCCCGGCGCTGGCGCTGGGTCCGGTGATCGAGCATCTGCAGATGCTGGCGATTCACTAA
- a CDS encoding TorF family putative porin, whose protein sequence is MTSPKSFPLALGRLLILTAGATALLQALPSLAADSSDTPTSTAAAPAPAFTTSANIGLYSQYVFRGLTQTNEKPALQGGFDLSHESGLYAGIWASNISWISDATPSASASLEADIYGGFKYQFNDTLTGDVGFLHYAYPGSFPSGYTKADTNELYLGLDAKWISLRYSYALGNTFGSADTRGSNYIDLSLTHELFAGINGVAHVGHQRYTGPNASNLSYTDWKLGLNRDFSGYVLAAYYTGTNAKDAGYTVKGKNLGRNQLVLAVSRTF, encoded by the coding sequence ATGACATCCCCGAAGAGCTTTCCCCTGGCGCTTGGCCGCCTGTTGATACTGACCGCAGGTGCAACGGCATTGCTGCAAGCCTTGCCGTCGCTGGCGGCTGACAGCAGCGATACACCAACAAGCACAGCGGCCGCTCCGGCCCCCGCTTTCACCACCAGCGCCAATATCGGCCTCTACAGCCAGTACGTCTTCCGCGGCCTGACACAGACCAATGAAAAGCCTGCTCTGCAAGGCGGCTTCGATCTGTCGCACGAGAGCGGTTTATATGCCGGAATCTGGGCCTCCAACATCAGCTGGATCAGTGATGCGACGCCAAGCGCTTCGGCCAGCCTGGAAGCCGACATCTACGGCGGCTTCAAGTATCAGTTCAATGACACGCTGACGGGCGATGTCGGCTTCCTGCACTACGCTTATCCGGGCAGCTTCCCCAGCGGCTACACCAAGGCTGACACCAATGAGCTTTATCTCGGCCTCGATGCCAAATGGATCTCGCTGCGTTACTCCTATGCCCTCGGCAATACCTTCGGCAGTGCCGACACGCGCGGCTCCAACTACATCGACTTGTCGCTGACCCATGAATTGTTTGCCGGCATCAACGGCGTAGCGCACGTCGGTCATCAACGCTACACCGGCCCCAATGCATCCAACCTGTCATACACCGACTGGAAGCTTGGCCTGAACCGCGACTTCTCCGGCTACGTTCTCGCAGCCTATTACACCGGCACCAACGCCAAGGATGCCGGCTATACCGTCAAGGGCAAGAACCTGGGCCGCAACCAGCTAGTGCTGGCAGTCTCGCGCACGTTCTGA
- a CDS encoding response regulator, whose product MLDHAGNIVFVEDDAHIRKLVRGALEQEGFVVHEARTAREGMVEAGTRKPDLVIVDLGLPDQDGKQVIADIRSWSDVPIVILSARTQEAEKVAALDAGADDYLTKPFGVPELLARIRAQLRRRSQASAATGRFRLGDLLIDLPARTASKGGEPVHLTQIEHRLISTLLRDAGRVITHRQLLAAGWGPSHTEDHHYLRIYMQRLRQKLEQDSAQPKYILTEIGVGYRIVNAEPG is encoded by the coding sequence ATGTTGGACCACGCAGGCAATATCGTTTTCGTCGAAGATGACGCTCACATCCGCAAGCTGGTGCGCGGTGCGCTCGAACAGGAAGGTTTCGTCGTCCACGAGGCACGCACTGCGCGAGAGGGTATGGTGGAAGCCGGCACCCGCAAACCGGATCTGGTGATCGTCGATCTCGGCCTGCCGGATCAGGACGGCAAGCAGGTTATTGCCGATATCCGATCATGGAGCGATGTGCCGATCGTGATCCTGTCGGCGCGTACGCAGGAGGCAGAGAAAGTTGCAGCACTCGACGCCGGAGCCGACGATTACCTGACCAAGCCGTTCGGCGTACCCGAGTTGCTGGCGCGTATCCGTGCGCAACTGCGCCGACGCAGCCAGGCCAGTGCCGCCACCGGACGTTTCCGACTTGGCGATCTGCTGATCGACTTGCCGGCACGTACTGCAAGCAAAGGCGGCGAGCCGGTGCATCTGACCCAGATTGAGCATCGCCTTATTTCCACCTTGTTACGCGATGCCGGACGCGTGATTACCCATCGTCAGCTACTTGCGGCAGGTTGGGGGCCGTCGCATACGGAGGATCATCATTACCTGCGCATTTACATGCAACGCCTGCGTCAGAAACTGGAGCAAGATTCCGCGCAGCCGAAATACATCCTGACGGAAATTGGTGTGGGATACCGTATCGTGAACGCGGAGCCGGGTTGA
- the kdpB gene encoding potassium-transporting ATPase subunit KdpB, producing the protein MFDPAIVKPAMIDSFRKLSPRAQWRNPVMFVVYLGSILTTLLYVQALNGQGEAPAGFILAVAVWLWFTVLFANFAEALAEGRSKAQAASLRSAKKSVVAKKLQRANRADRCELVEGASLRKGDFVLIEAGDYVPADGEVVEGVATVDESAITGESAPVIRESGGDFSAVTGGTRVLSDWIIVRVTVNPGEAFLDRMIAMVESAKRQKTPNEIALTLLLVALTIVFLLVTVTLLPFSVFSVNVAHGGSPVTVTALIALLVCLIPTTIGGLLSAIGVAGMSRMMQANVIATSGRAVEAAGDVDVLLLDKTGTITLGNRQASTFLPANGVSEQELADIAQLASLADETPEGRSIVVLAKKRFNLREREMATLGAVFIPFTAQTRLSGVDIGNRQIRKGAADAIRKLAEQAGQQVPAEVAAAVDIVARRGSTPLVVAETDASNGSVRVLGVIELKDIVKGGIKERFSELRRMGIKTIMITGDNRLTAAAIAAEAGVDDFLAEATPENKLSLIRQHQSEGKLVAMTGDGTNDAPALAQADVAVAMNTGTQAAKEAGNMVDLDSNPTKLIEIVEIGKQMLMTRGSLTTFSIANDVAKYFAIIPAMFATTYPQLAALDIMHLNNPSSAILSAVIFNALVIVVLIPLALRGVRYRALGAAVLLRRNLLIYGLGGLIVPFVGIKLIDVLLGVFGLA; encoded by the coding sequence ATGTTCGATCCGGCAATCGTCAAACCGGCCATGATCGACTCATTCCGCAAGTTGTCGCCACGCGCTCAGTGGCGCAATCCGGTGATGTTCGTGGTGTATCTCGGCAGCATCCTGACCACGCTCTTGTATGTGCAAGCGCTGAACGGTCAGGGCGAAGCGCCGGCCGGTTTCATCCTGGCCGTCGCGGTCTGGCTGTGGTTCACCGTCTTGTTTGCCAATTTCGCCGAAGCACTGGCGGAAGGCCGCAGCAAGGCGCAGGCAGCATCGCTGCGCAGCGCCAAGAAGAGCGTGGTTGCCAAGAAGCTGCAACGGGCAAACCGCGCTGACCGTTGCGAACTGGTGGAAGGTGCAAGCTTGCGCAAGGGTGACTTCGTGCTGATCGAAGCGGGCGATTATGTTCCCGCCGACGGCGAAGTGGTTGAAGGTGTTGCCACCGTTGACGAAAGCGCCATCACCGGTGAATCGGCACCGGTGATCCGCGAGTCGGGCGGTGACTTTTCTGCCGTCACCGGCGGTACTCGCGTGCTGTCGGACTGGATCATCGTGCGCGTCACGGTGAACCCCGGCGAAGCCTTCCTCGACCGCATGATCGCCATGGTGGAAAGCGCCAAGCGTCAGAAGACGCCTAACGAGATCGCACTGACCTTGTTGCTGGTTGCGCTGACCATCGTGTTCCTGCTGGTGACGGTAACCTTGCTGCCGTTCTCGGTGTTCAGCGTCAACGTTGCCCATGGCGGCTCGCCCGTCACCGTAACGGCGTTGATCGCCTTGCTGGTGTGCCTGATCCCGACTACCATCGGCGGCCTGTTGTCGGCCATCGGTGTGGCCGGCATGAGCCGCATGATGCAGGCGAACGTCATCGCCACCTCTGGCCGCGCAGTGGAAGCAGCAGGTGACGTTGATGTGTTGTTGCTGGACAAGACCGGCACCATCACCCTCGGCAATCGCCAGGCTTCGACCTTCCTGCCGGCCAACGGCGTGAGTGAACAAGAGCTGGCCGATATCGCCCAACTCGCTTCGCTCGCCGACGAAACACCGGAAGGCCGCAGTATCGTGGTGCTGGCCAAGAAGCGCTTCAACCTGCGTGAACGCGAGATGGCGACACTGGGCGCAGTCTTCATTCCCTTCACCGCGCAGACGCGCTTGTCAGGCGTCGACATCGGCAATCGCCAGATCCGCAAGGGTGCAGCCGATGCCATCCGCAAGCTGGCCGAGCAAGCCGGTCAACAGGTTCCGGCAGAAGTCGCTGCGGCCGTCGATATTGTCGCCCGTCGCGGCAGCACGCCGCTGGTGGTGGCCGAGACCGACGCATCCAACGGCTCAGTCCGTGTGCTCGGCGTGATCGAGCTGAAAGATATCGTCAAGGGCGGCATCAAGGAGCGTTTCTCCGAGCTGCGCCGCATGGGTATCAAGACCATCATGATCACCGGCGACAACCGTCTCACCGCAGCGGCAATTGCGGCCGAAGCGGGCGTTGACGACTTCCTCGCCGAAGCCACGCCGGAGAACAAGCTGTCGCTGATCCGTCAGCATCAAAGCGAAGGCAAGCTGGTTGCAATGACCGGTGATGGCACCAACGACGCGCCGGCGCTGGCACAAGCCGACGTTGCGGTCGCCATGAACACCGGCACGCAAGCAGCGAAGGAGGCCGGCAACATGGTCGACCTGGATTCCAATCCGACCAAGCTGATCGAGATTGTCGAGATCGGCAAGCAGATGCTGATGACACGAGGCAGCCTCACCACCTTCAGTATCGCCAACGACGTCGCCAAGTACTTCGCCATCATCCCGGCGATGTTTGCGACCACGTATCCGCAACTGGCGGCGCTGGACATCATGCATCTGAACAATCCTTCGTCGGCGATCCTGTCGGCGGTGATTTTCAATGCGCTGGTGATCGTCGTGCTGATCCCTCTGGCCTTGCGCGGTGTGCGTTATCGGGCATTGGGCGCGGCCGTGCTGTTGCGTCGCAATCTGTTGATTTACGGTTTGGGCGGTTTGATCGTGCCGTTCGTGGGCATCAAGCTGATTGACGTGCTGCTCGGCGTATTCGGTCTGGCCTGA
- a CDS encoding methyl-accepting chemotaxis protein yields MMRTLQRMKLWQRIALLGLMGLALVALPFYLYVDGANKSIDVSGLEYAGLEPGRAALKVLQAAQQHRGLSAAFLVSGQMAQQRSDTARRMDLALDELALALKPSGLSSSSLWENIRSEWNALSKSIGTRDLTSSDSFQHHTQLCQNLLLLIEHISDRYKLTLDTDADVYYLVHATYFDLPQLTEYFGQLRGMGVGVLSSGNMTPEVSTKMYGLITEARLFGKTTTRYFEKAYEVRPALKDRFAPSIAAATAQGSEVLAMANDNITAPNGVRLTPQEYFDVVSKAIERQYQIAFATSDQLQLLINERIARQREMRNLLSGGVILIAALAALFGWCICRSLIRQLGGEPSDVIRALKKVAQGDLTQPIEVDSRDRSSLVCQMKEMVDRLSIVITEVATGASVLADASHEISSTAQLLSSGANEQAAGVEMTSASLEEMSLSITSNANNAKITEALAGQAAGDASEGGAVVRSTVIVMKQIAKMVDMIDDIAYQTNLLALNAAIEAASAGGQSRGFAVVSAEIRKLAERSQTAAQEIGEVAGKSVELAEKSSDMLALLVPRIEKTATLVQNITQASAEQASGVGQINSALFQLSMTVQQNAAGSEELAATAEEMSAQAEKLRRSIAFFKTKEEHRVDDKTMRSLKNHSWPHGRIGKPPRVTRAEAD; encoded by the coding sequence ATGATGCGAACGTTGCAACGAATGAAATTGTGGCAGCGAATCGCGTTGCTGGGATTGATGGGGCTGGCGCTGGTTGCTCTTCCTTTTTATCTCTACGTTGACGGCGCAAACAAAAGCATCGACGTATCGGGTCTTGAATATGCCGGGCTGGAACCCGGTAGAGCCGCTCTGAAAGTGCTGCAGGCTGCACAGCAGCACCGGGGGTTATCCGCGGCTTTCCTGGTTTCAGGTCAGATGGCGCAGCAACGCAGCGACACAGCCCGGCGCATGGATCTGGCGTTGGATGAGCTGGCGCTGGCTTTGAAGCCCAGTGGTCTTTCTTCTTCATCTCTCTGGGAGAATATTCGTTCTGAATGGAATGCCCTCTCCAAAAGCATTGGGACTCGCGACCTGACTTCCAGTGATAGTTTTCAACACCACACCCAACTTTGCCAGAACCTGCTGCTGTTGATTGAACACATCAGCGATAGATACAAACTCACCCTCGATACCGATGCGGACGTCTACTATCTGGTTCACGCCACTTACTTCGACTTGCCGCAGCTGACCGAATATTTCGGACAGTTGCGCGGTATGGGTGTCGGTGTGCTGAGCAGCGGCAACATGACTCCGGAGGTGTCTACGAAAATGTACGGGTTGATTACCGAAGCACGTCTTTTTGGTAAGACGACAACCCGATATTTCGAGAAGGCCTATGAAGTCCGCCCGGCGCTGAAGGATCGTTTTGCGCCGAGCATCGCTGCGGCTACTGCACAGGGCAGTGAAGTGCTGGCGATGGCGAACGACAATATTACAGCGCCCAATGGTGTCAGACTTACGCCTCAGGAATACTTTGATGTCGTGAGCAAAGCGATCGAAAGACAATATCAAATTGCCTTTGCGACGTCGGATCAATTACAACTGCTCATCAACGAGCGGATCGCGCGGCAGCGCGAGATGCGTAATCTGCTCTCTGGTGGCGTAATACTGATCGCGGCGCTTGCCGCACTTTTCGGATGGTGTATCTGCCGCAGTCTGATCCGGCAGCTCGGCGGCGAGCCAAGCGACGTGATCCGTGCCTTGAAAAAAGTCGCGCAAGGCGATCTGACACAACCCATTGAAGTTGACTCTCGCGATCGCTCCAGCCTGGTGTGCCAGATGAAAGAGATGGTCGATCGTTTGTCGATAGTCATCACCGAGGTCGCTACAGGCGCATCCGTACTGGCCGATGCATCTCATGAAATCAGCAGCACAGCGCAATTGCTTTCTTCCGGCGCCAATGAACAGGCCGCCGGTGTTGAAATGACCAGCGCGTCGCTGGAAGAAATGTCATTGTCGATCACCAGCAACGCCAATAACGCAAAGATTACCGAAGCACTGGCAGGCCAGGCTGCGGGAGATGCCAGTGAGGGTGGTGCGGTAGTGCGCTCAACCGTGATTGTGATGAAGCAGATCGCGAAAATGGTCGATATGATTGATGACATCGCTTACCAGACCAACCTGCTCGCTTTGAACGCCGCTATTGAAGCCGCCAGCGCGGGTGGGCAGAGTCGTGGTTTTGCGGTTGTCTCTGCGGAGATCCGCAAGCTGGCAGAACGTAGCCAGACAGCCGCACAGGAGATCGGAGAAGTTGCCGGCAAGAGTGTTGAACTGGCGGAGAAGTCCAGCGATATGCTGGCGTTGCTTGTGCCGCGGATCGAGAAAACGGCAACGCTGGTGCAAAACATTACACAGGCTTCCGCAGAGCAAGCCTCCGGCGTGGGACAAATCAATTCGGCGCTGTTTCAACTCAGCATGACAGTGCAGCAGAACGCTGCAGGCTCAGAAGAGTTGGCAGCCACCGCTGAAGAGATGAGTGCGCAAGCTGAAAAATTACGCCGCTCCATTGCCTTCTTTAAAACCAAGGAAGAGCACCGCGTCGACGACAAGACGATGCGGTCACTGAAGAATCATTCGTGGCCTCATGGCCGTATTGGCAAGCCTCCACGCGTAACGCGGGCTGAGGCAGATTAA